The window gtttaattatttttattccaatAATTTGTTGGTTTTAATTTGCTTAAAAGAGCAAATCTAACGGAGTTTTGAagtttcttaaatttttattgatagcACCGTCCTGCAGTAGTAAAACCAAAAATGGTGAATGTCAGGTTCTCCTTTGCTTTTACAAATTAGTCTAGGTGTTAGAATTTgtgataaaaataacattatatcGCATTgtgggaaaaaaagaaaatgaatgttCACATATTGTCCTTCAAAGTTTTGATTATGTTTATTCACGAATTTAACTGAAGTTTGTGTATTAGGTAGCAATAACACTTTCTCATGcgtatcaaaatatatatacctgaattataaatttattatgatGATATGATTGCCAATCGTGATGATTAAGATATACTACAATGAGAAGAATATCGAAATTATGATACCGGTGTACACTATGTATGAGTAATGTTTAATTACGTGAAATAGATGATCTCAAATtacattgaaaaaaatatttcatttttgatttAATAGATAAGATCATATGAGTCACATTAATTCCATTTGTtaagattaatttattgtgGATTTGTCTAATACAGTAAGATTGATTGACTTgagattaattttatcatggGGAAAATGCCAAGACGTATAAGGCAGAAATAATGGTTAATTTAAGTGGTATTGTCTTGAGATTGAGTATCGTACATTGGTACTGTTTCTACCTAATTGAGCTATATATATAAGACTTAATCTAATCTAATTTAATACATTAAGCCGAAACACTAGAGGTGTTCAACTGCTTGAGGTTAAATTGTTGTCACGTTATTCGATATTGAATTGGTATGTGACTATCCAATATAGATTTTTCACATGAATAGATCAGGacttaattgaaaaaaaaaaaaactcaacatTGTTTAATCTTCAAACTGAAACCACCGTTTTACTCCCCCTCTCAAAGAgaagatagagtaaagtaattgagagaataaaatagagaagaacattcttttttttactttgctGTCTCTcctttttaactatttaagtatattattttcctaaaattTGTGCTTAAAAGAAGTGTCACACTTATGACTTACCATAGGATTGAGAGAgtattatgtaaaaaaaataagcgTTAGAATTATTCGTCTCTCTAACAATGATGGAGCATAACCGCCAATAAACGATGACGTTCGATATGttagataaaatagtactaaatgAACAACGACGATATTGTAAAATTTGACTTTATCTTGGATTAAAGTAGCCATATGAGTAGAGTATGCTAGATATCGTGATACACAATGTAATCTTAGCATTTTCACAAGCCTAAATACATTGTCACAGATTAGATTTTGAGAGCAAAGCATAGCCAAACAATATATACACtccttaaaaaaatgaagcaaTAAAATCATATGATGTCTGAAAAAATCAATATGCAATTCTCGGCCCACTACTACGGGTCCATACTCAGGCCCAACAGATCACACCCATTGGACTAACAACGGCGTCGTATTAGGGAAGGGGCATAACCGGCAATAAATGATGGATTACATTCTCAATCCAAACCCCTAAAAATAGAGGGGCTTTGCATCGTCTAAACTCTTTTCCTCTGTCTTACACACACACCACGTTCTCTCACTCTACAACTCCGCGGCGTAGATCCGAGGAGTTTTGGCTCTTCGTTGCCGCAAAAATCAACATCTAAATCACCGACTCTCTCCTTTATTCATTCAGGTAACTTCATTGTTTCTCGCTTTGTTGTTCGTGGCTATGTATTCATCGGATTAGGTTGATGTTGAGCTGCCTCCTCGATTGTTTTGATCAGGATCGATTGCTTTGGTTTTTAACTTTTACCTTATGTTTCCCTTTATCCGAATCgcttgtgtatttatttggaAGATCTGTTTGTTTgaagaattttatttaattttctgagATTTTGTTTCTCTGACAAGCTTGTATTTGCATCTGCTCGTTTTTTCTTGCTTCTGCACCACTAATTTCCTTTTTGACCTCGGAGTGAGAACTGAACTGAAAACATGTGCtctctttaaaaaatttgcCCTTTTGAGATTCGTAGCTTTTaaagatttgtttttatagcTTATTTTGTATGCGCACTTTTTATCCTGGCTCGATCTTGTAGTGCTACTGCATTGTTAAACCTGTAAGCTTCATTGAATTCAGTTTAATTTCGGTAAACTGGAGGAGATTTCTTCCTCTACCTATTTTTTGAGTATTTGGAATCGAGGAACATTGTAGTTAAGTGCAATCTTATGTGGACACGAGTCATCTCTTGGTGTTATCATAATTCAAAGAGTGTGATTTGTGATGCTTTATTCCTGCTTCTTTGTTAGTTTTAGAGCCAGAATAGTTTTTAGTGTCACGGTAGTTTAGGATTGATTTAGTTGTATTTACTCTAGTAGCTGGTGTTATGGGTAGAACCGTAgaagtttttattattattaagttGTGTTTTTCTAATTAAAGCGTGCACCTTGGtttccatttatattattgttctCTACATTAATAGcacaattattatttgcttATTATGTTAGTCTTTTCTTGCAGTCATGGCTGGATTAGCACCCGAAGGCTCTCAATTTGATGCTCGCCAGTTTGATACAAAGATGAACGAGCTGTTAGTTTTCTGATTCACATACTTCCATTTTGTTGTCTAATACTCCACAAAGAAGTTACTAGCGCTACTATTTTTTGTTACTCCTTTCCTTTACCCACTGTAATAAATGGTTTACAGACTTGGAGCTGAAGGCGGCGAGGAATTCTTCACAAGCTATGATGAGGTCTACGACAGTTTTGATGCCATGGGCTTGCAGGAAAATCTTCTGAGAGGCATCTATGCATATGGTACTtgaacaaaatatttcaaataaacttACTATATTGCTTATCAATGTGAATATATAATGTTTATGTAAGATGGAACTAAATTATCCAGATCAAtctcaaattcttttttttttggaactgAGTGATGCAATGTGGCATCATCTCCTCTTTATGGTGTTCTTACTATACAATTCTCTGAAGGTTTTGAGAAGCCGTCTGCAATTCAGCAGAGAGGTATTGTCCCCTTCTGCAAGGGACTTGATGTGATTCAACAAGCCCAATCTGGAACTGGAAAAACTGCAACGTTCTGCTCTGGGATTCTTCAGCAACTAGACTATAACATTGTTGAATGCCAGGCTCTTGTTCTGGCACCTACTCGTGAGCTTGCCCAACAAATTGAGAAGGTGATGAGAGCATTGGGTGACTACCTCGGTGTCAAAGTTCATGCTTGTGTTGGTGGTACCAGTGTGCGTGAAGATCAGCGCATTCTATCCAGTGGAGTTCATGTTGTGGTTGGTACTCCAGGACGTGTCTTTGACATGTTGAGAAGGCAGTCTCTGCGCCCTGATTACAtcaaaatgtttgttttggaCGAGGCTGATGAAATGCTCTCCAGAGGGTTCAAGGATCAGGTTCTCATTTTTGCCTTTTCTGACTCACCTTCTCATTTGGTTTCTGTGCTCTAATCTCGTCGCTGCTCCCATGAAATTAGTTATTGCTCACACGGTTACACAGTATTTTTCACATAGTTTCCTcttaatttgaagttttgcttcttatattactaattttttctaacaCCTGTTATTTGTTCAATCAGATCTATGATATCTTCCAGTTGCTGCCTCCCAAGATTCAAGTTGGTGTGTTCTCTGCTACTATGCCACCAGAGGCACTCGAGATCACAAGGAAATTCATGAATAAGCCAGTTCGTATCCTTGTGAAGCGTGATGAGCTTACCCTGGAGGGTATCAAGCAGTTCTACGTTAATGTGGACAAGGAAGACTGGAAGCTCGAGACCCTATGTGATCTCTACGAGACCCTAGCTATCACCCAAAGTGTCATCTTTGTCAACACGAGGCGCAAGGTCGACTGGCTGACCGACAAGATGCGCAGCCGTGACCATACCGTCTCTGCCACCCATGGTGACATGGACCAGAACACGAGAGACATCATCATGCGGGAGTTCAGATCCGGCTCTTCCCGTGTCCTCATCACCACTGACCTCCTGGCTCGTGGTATCGATGTGCAGCAGGTCTCCCTGGTCATCAACTACGACCTGCCGACCCAGCCGGAGAACTACCTCCATCGTATTGGACGTAGTGGGCGGTTTGGAAGGAAGGGTGTTGCCATAAACTTTGTGACCACCGACGACGAGCGCATGCTCTTTGACATTCAAAAGTTCTACAATGTCACTGTGGAGGAGCTCCCAGCCAACGTTGCTGACCTtctctagagagagagagagaggattgAGGTGCCAggggtttaaaattttttcccTTCCTTCGTAGGTTATGTTAACGTGTGAAAGAGGGAGTTTTTAAGTACCATTATTTGGAGAGGACTTCGATCTCCCAACTTTATTGCTGTCCCAAAACTACAACATTTTTGGTTTCTGTCTTTCTACTGTAATTGTCAAAAAATTTGGATGATATTTGGGTTTCTTATTTTGGTCTTTTAAGTTCATTTTTTTGGCTTCGTTTCACTTGTGTAGGTTATATATATCGCTGAATATATGGTTCCTGTGTTTTATTCTTCTTATAAAACTTGTAATCCACTCTAGAAGATGGAACTTtgtttaatgaaataatttgttAGATAATTGGTGATATATCACTGTCAGCTGGATTGGCAGCGAAATATGCTATGGCCTATGAGGGTTGaaatcttaaaataatttaaattttgaatggTTCTATGTCTGCCCTTTTACTTAACCATATAACaattgtagtactactactagtattcttttatttctaaaaagaAGGCTACGTTTTAATAATGGATATATACTAGAGaccattatttttaaaaaacataaaatagagTAGTTAATTATTTAGTCCAACCAAATCTCTTTCTCCTAAGCCGCTTGCACCTTTCCTACGTTGGGAAATTTTTAGCCTTTCCGAAAAGAATTTGGACCACAAAGAGTACAACAGGGATCCAAACCcttatattatatattgtgCTGCATGGAGTTGCACACCCTATTCTTGCTTTGAATACAACAGGGGTCCAAACCCTTAAATTACTTCATGCTAGTACTAAATTATTGCACAACGTTTTACAATTGCTATGTTTGTGCTAGCTGGTCACCACAAATTGTGACTTTTGAGCGGATGAGAAACCAACTCCAGACACATGTGATCccaaatactagtagtatattcaACATGAAGACAGTATTTCGTAAACTTTTTGactcttttattttggagcattttattaattgaggAAAAACTAATCTCCAAAACAAACATTTACATCTACTTAATTAATCTCCTACCCATACAATCGTAACTcgatttttaataaattaactcAATGGACTAGAGTGATGGCGCAGTTGAATTTGAACCCACGTCGTACTTCCCGAAATCCAAAGCGTAATAAGCTGTGTAAATTAGACACTAAtccaaaacaaatactactattaaatttttttaaaaaatcaaaacacgAAATACAATTCAAAAtgccaaaatataaaatgggaAATCGTGTTTGACTTGCCTAACCATAATTCCTCCTTTAAAAACTACAGCTCCAGATATAAAGAAAGTCACAGATCAAACGATTCCGACATGCAAATAGAGCCTTATTACGGCGATTTCCGGTGTTACAGCACTTCATCCTCCGCGTGACTCCATACTACCAGACGCTCCGCAGAAGCTGAAGAAGGAGAAAAGGTGTTGGAGTTTTAACGATCCAGAGATGCAGAGGATCGTCAGCTATAAGACTTACACTGTTCAACCCAAACTTTTACAAGGAGCTTTCGATGGATTAAAGATCTTCTCGCATTAATAATCATTTCTCTCCTTCcccttttcttttcatgtttctttgttttttgtcaAGCTGTTTTATCATCTTGTGTAATttggttttattattatcatactTCCAAAGTTTCATTATTGATTTCTTTGGCATGTAGATTCAATCATCAATCATGGGATTATCACAGAATTTCGAGTTGAAGAAAAGCAATGTAACTCTATCAGTATACTATCCTAACTATAAAACTCagttatttaaaaacaaaaagcaATCTTTAGAAACAAAAGCTATGATGCAAGGTGAGGTCAGTGGTGAAGGCCTCGGCCT is drawn from Salvia hispanica cultivar TCC Black 2014 unplaced genomic scaffold, UniMelb_Shisp_WGS_1.0 HiC_scaffold_331, whole genome shotgun sequence and contains these coding sequences:
- the LOC125198951 gene encoding eukaryotic initiation factor 4A-2-like, whose product is MAGLAPEGSQFDARQFDTKMNELLGAEGGEEFFTSYDEVYDSFDAMGLQENLLRGIYAYGFEKPSAIQQRGIVPFCKGLDVIQQAQSGTGKTATFCSGILQQLDYNIVECQALVLAPTRELAQQIEKVMRALGDYLGVKVHACVGGTSVREDQRILSSGVHVVVGTPGRVFDMLRRQSLRPDYIKMFVLDEADEMLSRGFKDQIYDIFQLLPPKIQVGVFSATMPPEALEITRKFMNKPVRILVKRDELTLEGIKQFYVNVDKEDWKLETLCDLYETLAITQSVIFVNTRRKVDWLTDKMRSRDHTVSATHGDMDQNTRDIIMREFRSGSSRVLITTDLLARGIDVQQVSLVINYDLPTQPENYLHRIGRSGRFGRKGVAINFVTTDDERMLFDIQKFYNVTVEELPANVADLL